The DNA segment tgagtctgttagaatacagaagccagtgttaccgGTAGGAGTtaaaagacagttgaggcttgagtctgtaagAGTACACAAGCCAGTGTTACTGGTAGGagctagaagacagttgaggcttgagtcccttggaagtagactgttatgaaagagcaatatagttttgaagagactgttaaagactgtaagttaaagatacaaactgaaatgttttaaagtttaagctgacaagaaatgtacctgtatatttaaatacatgaagttatgagtaaaacaaacacgttattttaaagaagtctgcttgaatgtatgtctgctgagagcatcaaatagaaacaagatatttatgtgccCAGTGATCTTCCACTACCCAATAAAGGGATgcctctgaaactctgctacccaatagattgtgatcctaacaggtcataaccCAATAATCTTATAAATCCACTTCAatcccacaatgtagatgcatcccgtGATTGAGGAGCCAAGAGGCTTCATCTTTCCCAGCTTGTTCTTTAAACAAAGCCAGATTCCCTTGGGTTTTTCCAAAGGGTTTCTTGCTTTCTGTTTGTCCCTTTGTTTACTCTTTACAACAGAGAATTTCAGCCCTGAGGTCACAAGATTCCCTGCAGAGGCAAGGGTTTGAGCTTTACAGGAATCGTTGTTTATTTTTGTTCATGGCCAGAGTTTGATAGCCGAGGGAATTTCAAGAAAAGATTTCAGAAGCAATGGAGAGTTAGGACGACTTGAAGGGGAAAAGGATCTTCATTGTTACACCAGAAACCCATGAAAGCCCCTTGTCTGTCCTCCAAAAACTGGATTTGGTCAGCTTCAGAAAGAGTGTGCCGGACAGAGGTTAAAGAGGCGGAACAATGCGTAAtgcagagccggcattgtccgtagacacctcctagctcatgtggccataggcatgagtgcatggagtgctgttaccttccctattgatctactcacatttgcatgtttcctaactgctaggttggcaggagctggggctaatagcgggagctcaccccactccccagattcgaactgccagcattttggtcagcaagttcagcagctcagtggtttaatctgctgcgccaccaaggTTCCCATATTAGACTATACTGACTATATTATGCAACatcgaactgtattatatgaaatTACACTGGCCACATAATGCaacatcaaactgtattatacgAGACTACGCTGACTGTGTAATGCAGCATTGAACTGCATAATATGAaactgcactgaccatataatgcaatatcGAACTGCATTTATATGAGAGTACACTGAGCATGTCATGCAACATCAAGCTatattatatgagactacactgaccatataaagtAGCATCGAACTGCATGTATGAgactacattgaccatataatgcaatatcGAACTGCATTTATATGAGAGTACACTGACCATGTCATGCAACATCAAGCTATATTACATGAgactacactggccatataaatAGAACTGCAtgtatatgagactacactgaccatataatgcaatatcGAACTGCATTTATATGAgaccacactgaccatataatgcaatatcGAACTGCATTTATGAGagtacattgaccatataatgcaatattgaactgcatttataTGAGagtacattgaccatataatgcaatattgaactacatttataTGAGagtacattgaccatataatgcaatatcGAACTGCATTTATATGAgaccacactgaccatataatgcaatatcGAACTGCATTTATATGAGAGTACattaaccatataatgcaatattgaactgcattatatgaaactgcactgaccatatcatgCAACATCGAACTGCatttatatgagactacactgaccATGTCATGcaacattaaactgcattatgagaccacactgaccatatactacaagatcagactgcattatatgaaacAAGAATGCAGTACCCAATTGCATTGTATTATGGTGTGGATGGGCACTGGAGAAAGAGAAAACGTATGTGATGGAGAGTGAGAGATGGGATTTTGCAACGGGGGGGAAAGTAGCATTGacgttgatgttgttgttattgctgaggGTGCCTGGGTGCTTTCTGACGCCTGCCCTTGCCTGTCCCTCCTCCTAGAGCGCGGCCTTCAGCAAGACGGCCAAGACGGTGGCTCAGAAGAAGCGCTGGGAGAACGCCAAGTGCAAGCTGATCCTGGCCGGAGTGGTGGCGGCCGCCCTCCTGGTCATCGTCCTGGCCATcgtcctctccttcctcctcccggGGTCGGCGGCAGGGGATGCGGCTGCCGCTTCCTCGGCCGGAGGGAACTGAAAGACCCATCAATCTCCGTCAATCACCATTGGCTCAGGGCCCACCAGACCCTGTTTGGGGACTTTGTTGGAAGCAAGCTGTTCTGAGTCAGAAGGCATCCTCTGTTTTtggaaagagttggaagagaccccgaaagccatccaatccaacatcCTCCTGGTAATcatggaagacacaatccaagcaccctcgacagatggccatccagcctttgcctGAAAACCTCCCAAGAGAAGGAGGTTCCACCAGACTGAATCCTAGAATGTGAAGGCAACCTCCACAATAATCCCGTCCAAGCCCCTTCTGCCAAGTAGGATCCCacctaagccctcccgacagatggccatgcaacgTCTGTTTAGAaccctccaaggaaggagatgtttattattatagaatcctagaatttgaaGGGAATCCCCACAATCATCCCATCCAAGTCCCTTCTGCCAAGTAGAATCCCACTTaatccctctcgacagatggccatgcaacgTCTGTTTAGAaccctccaaggaaggagatgttggagatgtttattattatagaatcttaGAATTTGAAGGGAACCTCCACAATCATACCGTCCAAGTCCCTTCTGCCAAGTAGGATCCCActtaatccctcccgacagatggccatgcaacctCTGCTTAGAACCCTccaacatatccaacataaacgggccggcagaatgttggataataaggagggattaaggaaaagcctattaaacatcaaattgggttacgattttacaaattaagcaccaaaacaccatgttatacaacaaattggacagaaaaagtagttcaatgtgcagtaatgttattagtaattactgtatttacgaatttagcaccaaaatatcacgatgtattgaaaacattgactacaaaaatgcgttggataatccagaatgttggataagcaagactctactgtagatgtttattattatagaatcttaGAACTTGAAGGG comes from the Anolis carolinensis isolate JA03-04 unplaced genomic scaffold, rAnoCar3.1.pri scaffold_8, whole genome shotgun sequence genome and includes:
- the vamp5 gene encoding vesicle-associated membrane protein 5 isoform X2, translated to MLENYSKVLDREVKLSELDERADELRNQSAAFSKTAKTVAQKKRWENAKCKLILAGVVAAALLVIVLAIVLSFLLPGSAAGDAAAASSAGGN
- the vamp5 gene encoding vesicle-associated membrane protein 5 isoform X1: MGEDRLEACQKEAGEVTEIMLENYSKVLDREVKLSELDERADELRNQSAAFSKTAKTVAQKKRWENAKCKLILAGVVAAALLVIVLAIVLSFLLPGSAAGDAAAASSAGGN